The genomic interval GGTTCGACGAGACCATCTGGGAGCCGGCCCGCACCCAAGGCCGGCTCCCGGCCGAGTAGTCAGGGCGCGGTCAGCACGCGACGTTGGCGGTGCACTGGCCGAACCCGTTGCCGAAGGCCCTGTTCCCACCGAGGTCAGTGGCACCGGCGGTGGCGAAGATGCCCCACTGCCCGTTGCTGTAGGCGATGTTGCGCCTCAACGAAGTCGACGACGACGAGACCCTGATCCCGTCGAAAGAGTTGAGGCTGGTCACGTTGTCCTCGAGCCTCGTGGCCGTGGGACCGCTCTCGACGAAGACGCCGAACTGGCTGTCCTGGACGCGGTTGGCCGAGACCACTGTCCCCGAGGCGGTCGTCCTGACGAGCACGCCCTGGTTGACCATGCTGACCCGGTTGCCGTTCACCGTCGTGCCCGTGCTGGCGTTGACAGTGACCCCGGCCCCCGAGGTCCCGCCGCCGTCGATGGTGTTCGACCGGACCAGGGTGTCCGACCCGTTGATGATCGAGATGGCCGACGAAGGGGACAGGGACGCGAACCCGTCGACCCGGTTGCTCAGCACCTGGTTGCCCGAGAACGGGCCGAACGTGCTGGGCGTGGGCCCGAGAGCGATGGCCGAGCGCCCCACCCCGTTGAAGGTGTTGGAGCTGATCACGTTGTTGTGCCCGAAGAAGAAGATGCTGCTGCCTTCTCCGCCGCTGAAGGTGTTGAAGCTGACCTGGTGGCCACTCCCGGCCATCTGGATGCCACTGAAGCGGGTCGTGCCCGTGATGTCGTTGCCGATGATCCGCACGTTGGTCGGGCTGGTGTCCGTGCCGAAGACGCCGATGCCCATGGCGGTCCGCTCGACGGTGATCCCCGACAGGAAGGCGCCCGAGCCTTGGACCCCGATGCCGACGTTGAACCCCCGGACGGTGCCGTTGCGGACGGTGACGTTCGCCCGGTTGAAGCCGATCGCCACACCCTGGTTGCCGGGCGTCCCGGGGGCGTCAGGAGCGATCGTGCCGCTAATCGTGTGACCACCGAGGTTGAGCGTGACCCCCGAAGCACCGATGTGCAACCCGTCACCCGCCGGGCAGTGCAGGTCTGAGGTCAGTGTCGTGCTCTTGGTTATGACCGAGCCGCACGCCACGTTCGCGCCGGCAGGCGACACCGCCACCAACGCCGTACCCGCTGCGGCCATCAATGCCGCCGCGACCGCCCTGCCGGACCGTGTGTTGATCATGAAGTCCCCCCCCGCCGCCCGCCTTGGGCCGCGCCGTGTTCTCATCACACCACGGACGAGCCGTTGCCTCCAGGAAAGGTTGAGGAAAGCAATGTGTCAGCCGAGGTTGACCTCGGCGACGTCGTCGCGGACGGCCAGGGCCTCGATGACCGTGTTCAGGTCGGTGCCGGGCGGGCCGACCAGATCGGCCTGCACGACCGCCCCCTCCCGGCGGTTGTCGACCGAGAGGTCCTGGAGCTTCAGGTCGTCGAGGACCATGAGGTCGTGGAGCACACCAGCGGGGTTGGACCCCTCGCGAAGGGTGACGACCAGCGTGCCTCGGGCCCGGGAGAACTTACGCAGGATCAGGTCGCGGGGGGCGCGCAGCCCGAGCAGGCTGAGCAGCAGAGCGGCGGTGGCGATGGTGGCCGCCACCAGGCTGCCGACGCCCGCGGACAGCCCCACGGCGGCCGTGACCCACAGGCTGGCGGCCGTGGTCAGGCCCCGGACGCTGGCCCCGTGCTTGAGGATGGCCCCCCCGCCCAGGAACCCGATCCCGACCACGACCTGCGACGCCACCCGGGTGAGGTCGACCTGGTAGTTGCTGTCGGCCCGAGGCTGGATGTAGGCGTCGAAGCCGTGGACCGATATCACCCCGAACAGGGCCGCCCCCAGGGCCACGGCGATGTGGGTGCGCAGCCCGGCGTCCTGGTGGGCCAGCTCCCGCTCGGCCCCGATCAGCCCGCCCAGCCCGACAGCCGCCGCCAGCCGGCCGGCCACCTCCAGGTCGCTGACCGCCGGCTGGACCAAGCCGAGAAGGTCC from Actinomycetota bacterium carries:
- a CDS encoding right-handed parallel beta-helix repeat-containing protein — protein: MINTRSGRAVAAALMAAAGTALVAVSPAGANVACGSVITKSTTLTSDLHCPAGDGLHIGASGVTLNLGGHTISGTIAPDAPGTPGNQGVAIGFNRANVTVRNGTVRGFNVGIGVQGSGAFLSGITVERTAMGIGVFGTDTSPTNVRIIGNDITGTTRFSGIQMAGSGHQVSFNTFSGGEGSSIFFFGHNNVISSNTFNGVGRSAIALGPTPSTFGPFSGNQVLSNRVDGFASLSPSSAISIINGSDTLVRSNTIDGGGTSGAGVTVNASTGTTVNGNRVSMVNQGVLVRTTASGTVVSANRVQDSQFGVFVESGPTATRLEDNVTSLNSFDGIRVSSSSTSLRRNIAYSNGQWGIFATAGATDLGGNRAFGNGFGQCTANVAC
- a CDS encoding MgtC/SapB family protein, with product MDLLGLVQPAVSDLEVAGRLAAAVGLGGLIGAERELAHQDAGLRTHIAVALGAALFGVISVHGFDAYIQPRADSNYQVDLTRVASQVVVGIGFLGGGAILKHGASVRGLTTAASLWVTAAVGLSAGVGSLVAATIATAALLLSLLGLRAPRDLILRKFSRARGTLVVTLREGSNPAGVLHDLMVLDDLKLQDLSVDNRREGAVVQADLVGPPGTDLNTVIEALAVRDDVAEVNLG